A part of Candida albicans SC5314 chromosome 2, complete sequence genomic DNA contains:
- a CDS encoding uncharacterized protein (Protein of unknown function; Spider biofilm induced), whose protein sequence is MSISGAVLKPDFLKIIQSQSNELPFEVSSDGLEVLKYKSKTSRQSLEITSSSTTNPNPNERKVSIQAQDGFIYLTTKRLVFITATQGDIQSFVIDLNLAPLLQLSHKVQAPWIGSNYWEFMFRSSSQDGIATDGLPKNQYFVGKLRFHDGGLFEFCEILNKTLNDAVNNRDIDDTLPSYNEAQQ, encoded by the coding sequence ATGTCTATTTCCGGTGCTGTATTAAAACctgattttttgaaaataatacaatcTCAATCAAATGAACTCCCATTTGAAGTCAGTTCTGACGGGTTAGAAgttttaaaatataaatccAAAACATCAAGACAATCATTAGAGataacatcatcatcaaccaCAAATCCTAATCCTAATGAGAGAAAAGTGTCGATTCAAGCACAAGATGGCTTCATATATCtaacaacaaaaagattAGTATTTATAACTGCTACTCAAGGAGATATTCAATCatttgtaattgatttgaatttagcACCTTTATTACAATTATCACATAAAGTACAAGCACCTTGGATTGGATCAAATTATTGGGAATTCATGTTTCGTAGTTCTTCACAAGATGGTATTGCCACTGATGGACTACcgaaaaatcaatattttgtgGGCAAATTAAGATTTCATGATGGTggtttatttgaattttgtgagattttgaataaaaccCTTAATGATGCTGTTAATAATAGAGATATCGATGATACTCTACCTTCTTACAATGAAGCTCAAcaatga
- a CDS encoding uncharacterized protein (Ortholog(s) have role in nuclear-transcribed mRNA catabolic process, nonsense-mediated decay and cytoplasm, nucleus localization), producing the protein MSLELSSNESEDNFRDELVDISGQVSKKPINIDSRQVRLILDHTAFVRGIGNIKRWFNEEYINSNTTRSNEIINLNIYIPTYTLHEFDFVKKGTSISATNAREAIRFIDNYLENEVEMNSDKIQYNLILESPQDNVPSWNKCNHYKVHSPKIKEFPNYKTKFDSSLIGQTPNVNEDSEFNENFDNALTFNQRNKLNDIQYENSASYQNAIANSDNLAEMPVRLRYLIRSCIYKRFIETKKPKIKNEIEDWKLVTEDPITKIWAKSYGIDCLNVNEAELLIFQNYDVNSFRLYNPYANDGDDFDPSTNILQNTIDTTLYSYSSVQDEPVTSNYRGKNNRGRNNRGRRGNKRRERERWPLSTDAVVSEERNESGTGFIKKEKFGAINYAPRGQGELWRPG; encoded by the coding sequence ATGTCACTTGAGTTAAGCTCAAATGAGAGTGAAGACAATTTTAGGGATGAATTAGTGGACATTTCTGGCCAAGTTTCTAAAAAGCCCATTAATATAGACTCTCGTCAGGTAAGATTAATCTTGGATCACACAGCCTTTGTTAGAGGGATTGGTAATATTAAAAGATGGTTCAATGAAGAGTATATCAATTCCAATACCACCAGAtctaatgaaattattaatttgaatatttatattccaACGTATACTTTGcatgaatttgattttgttaaaaAGGGCACATCTATAAGTGCCACCAATGCTCGTGAGGCAATTAGAttcattgataattatttaGAGAATGAAGTCGAGATGAATTCAGATAAGATCCAATATAATCTTATTTTGGAATCACCTCAAGACAATGTCCCATCTTGGAATAAGTGTAATCATTATAAAGTGCATTCTCCAAAGATCAAAGAATTCCCCAATtataaaactaaatttgattcatcTTTAATTGGACAAACCCCCAACGTTAATGAGGATTCGgaatttaatgaaaattttgataatgcTTTAACTTTCAATCAACgcaataaattgaatgatatACAATATGAAAATTCTGCATCGTATCAAAATGCTATTGCCAATTCTGATAACTTGGCGGAAATGCCTGTTCGTTTAAGATATTTGATTAGAAGTTGTATTTATAAAAGATTCATTGAAAcaaagaaaccaaaaatcaaaaatgaaattgaagattgGAAATTGGTTACAGAAGACCCCATCACGAAAATTTGGGCTAAATCATATGGAATTGATTGTCTCAATGTTAATGAAGCcgaattattgattttccaGAATTATGATGTCAATCTGTTTAGATTATATAATCCATATGCTAATGATGGAGATGATTTCGATCCAAGTACAAACATTTTGCAAAATACCATTGATACCACTTTGTATTCATATTCAAGCGTTCAAGATGAGCCAGTAACTTCAAATTACCGAGGTAAAAACAACCGAGGAAGAAATAATAGAGGAAGACGTGGCAataaaagaagagaaagagaaagatgGCCTTTATCAACTGATGCTGTTGTTAGTGAGGAAAGAAATGAATCTGGAACTGGTTTCATTAAGAAGGAGAAATTTGGAGCAATTAATTATGCACCAAGAGGACAAGGGGAATTATGGAGACCAGGATAA
- a CDS encoding uncharacterized protein (Protein of unknown function; macrophage-induced gene), producing the protein MKRNDLIEQFLRIVLTRLYPRYFGHILPSIGGGFGGFGGVNANHIGISNKDNVEEMTSSLNVDRIVKKVRNSMIPITVGKIGLLINSIILFLLYVLLHCCPKILIWHYVNLGSLYLINLLNVAFILMILISKSQLKTYSTKDFGYILIVFEFLSILSIMVLFFHDHKSIMKRQLFVAYSCSSSVYSDHMDKPGTANSSGHKDINGNNLSNTLPPPQQQQQSASRPPPPPLFPSSISPPLSYYPDHQSAYSIKPKEKQYQQGQTQAQDQLHRVSSIRAQSLQEHYSTPVPVSTPIINDQITTNLKNDIDRRCITAPVKVVKKLDSTKPQYQHHPGYLPNLKL; encoded by the coding sequence atgaaaagaaatgatttaattgaacaatttttaaGAATTGTTTTGACACGATTATATCCTCGATATTTTGGTCATATTCTCCCTagtattggtggtggttttgGTGGTTTTGGTGGTGTTAATGCAAATCATATTGGAATTAGTAATAAAGATAATGTTGAAGAAATGACAAGTTCTTTAAATGTTGATCGAATTGTTAAAAAAGTTAGAAATTCCATGATACCAATCACAGTAGGTaaaattggtttattaataaattcaataattttattcttattatatgttcttcttcattgTTGTCctaaaatattgatttggCATTATGTTAATTTAGGTTCATTATATCTAATTAATCTTCTTAATGTGGCATTtattttaatgattttaatttcaaaaagtcaattgaaaacttaTTCAACTAAAGATTTTGGttatattttgattgtatttgaatttttatcaattttatcaataatggTATTATTCTTCCATGAtcataaatcaattatgaAACGTCAATTGTTTGTTGCATATTCTTGTTCATCATCAGTATATTCTGATCATATGGATAAACCAGGTACTGCAAACAGTAGTGGTCACAAAGATATTAATGGGAATAATTTGTCCAACACATTACCCCCAccccaacaacaacaacagtcaGCGTCTCGTCCTCCCCCTCCTCCTTTATTTCCTTCATCTATTTCCCCACCATTGTCATATTATCCAGACCATCAATCGGCTTATTCAATAAAACCAAAGGAAAAACAGTACCAACAAGGACAAACACAAGCACAAGATCAATTGCATAGAGTATCTTCAATCCGGGCACAAAGTTTACAAGAACATTATTCAACACCTGTTCCTGTCAGTACaccaattattaatgatcAAATAACaactaatttgaaaaatgatattgaCAGAAGGTGTATTACTGCACCTGTAAAAgttgtaaaaaaattagattCTACTAAACCACAATACCAACATCATCCTGGCTATTTACCAAACttgaaattataa
- a CDS encoding RNA polymerase specificity factor (Putative mitochondrial RNA polymerase specificity factor; possibly an essential gene, disruptants not obtained by UAU1 method), whose translation MRILTKARAFNPHLAEMFSNKIPYYYSRAHMADPEACQKILDKLDLKSKYDGSKLDIVDVNPGYGLFSTMLNYELKPRNHILIENKERCVTSLSSIINKLVEETGHNSNFTLYKKDSFIWETYNDLIDKDKLIQPQIKSFDTPHDELLILANWTGNKEESVLAQWIKCCGHRNWLMKYGKVRMVIFAPSVSAMKFLGEPGFKKRRRTGLKRDLYTDSRLIGVVNSEKAPGLGYDARVLVRDQPVLLEPSSAHRDEDYSVIEISPGKYTASQIENIEHFLSAIYLTNKKLVDILPTLAPGAMYMAKDLPEEMLQKSSYEFTCEDIIKLSEAYENWPFKPSVADLYDFDITFS comes from the coding sequence aTGAGAATACTTACAAAGGCACGAGCATTTAATCCTCATTTAGCAGAGATGTTTCTGAACAAGATACCCTATTATTACAGCAGAGCTCATATGGCTGATCCTGAAGCATGTCAAAAAATACTTGATAAATTAGATTTAAAAAGTAAATATGATGGTTCTAAATTAGATATTGTGGATGTTAATCCTGGATATGGATTATTTTCGACCATGTTGAATTATGAATTAAAACCAAGAAATCAcattttaattgaaaataaagaacGTTGTGTTACTAGTTTATCGtcaataatcaataaattagtTGAAGAAACAGGACataattccaattttaCATTATACAAAAAGGATTCATTTATATGGGAAACttataatgatttgattgacAAAGATAAACTTATTCAACCACAgattaaatcatttgataCTCCTCATGATGagttattgattttggcAAATTGGACGGgaaacaaagaagaatcGGTGCTTGCCCAATGGATTAAATGTTGTGGACATAGAAATTGGTTAATGAAATATGGTAAAGTCAGAATGGTTATATTTGCTCCTTCAGTATCAgcaatgaaatttttggGTGAACCAGGAtttaagaaaagaagaagaaccGGGTTAAAACGTGATTTATATACTGATTCTAGATTGATTGGTGTTGTGAATTCAGAAAAGGCTCCAGGATTGGGATATGATGCAAGAGTTTTAGTTCGTGATCAACCAGTATTACTTGAACCATCTAGTGCTCATAGAGATGAAGATTATTCCGTGATTGAAATTTCTCCAGGGAAATATACTGCTTCACAAatagaaaatattgaaCATTTTTTACTGGCAATTTATTTAACCAATAAGAAATTGGTTGATATTCTTCCTACTTTAGCTCCAGGGGCTATGTATATGGCTAAAGATTTGCCAGAAGAAATGTTGCAAAAATCTTCTTATGAGTTTACTTGTGaagatattattaaattatcagAAGCATACGAGAATTGGCCATTCAAACCATCAGTGGCAGATCTAtatgattttgatattaCTTTTTCataa
- the SNF2 gene encoding SWI/SNF catalytic subunit (Protein involved in transcriptional regulation; ortholog of S. cerevisiae Snf2p, which is the catalytic subunit of the SWI/SNF chromatin remodeling complex; interacts with Swi1p; SWI/SNF complex is essential for hyphal growth and virulence) translates to MNRQPTREDIQRAIQRWHQMKQQYGDQVQLNPEFVKLTKFLNTLKMQQQRFQQQYQQQQQQQQQQQQQQQQQQQQQQQQQQQQQQSLNHSQQSPLLQNAQGQTPQQPPTPQQFSNFNQNGYNGQQFSSQVHSPAIGGSLSTSGHGTPLVTNANLMTGKKNTRTPNAQFGNQTAAGTPLQQQQQQPFPHGNNSNPMLNQTAQQPPQSQQRQQNQPPSPQSAFTNQQFQLLKSQLQAFKYFVRAPGQGQGQIPQNLIAYVSNPSSAMANDMYLPAVNRPQTNGMDRTMQMPQSIPSQPQQYALQQQNDLSNSNPKSTGGTPEIPEKKKGKRGPKPKNPKKPTKKQLREEEQRLALEKQRQELEQNRLKSSAPQAFPPQAGLQGQAPFPPQPPQQSQQHVPQPPPASTSSSPPGGLPQSQPQPQQQQQQPSRPITKPATPQPLFPDPSPPVNIKSVVPDKANNKKVIIPVTKPNIEVDTFELFDIISDEVKDIPFNTLYAPQSRFQIPSFLPDGINMEDIYVNREGYMQITIEQEKERLRKQIDSLNEKDTEKKLELETQLSQLELIPYQKDLRGKVLIQSWFGKSLLPNSHPNFLARFSSLSMDSVHMTTDLYRLQLESMMREQNKKHGKTIEEIINFSDRSSIKAVKKSDRLSRFMTKINNFHNQTAKEEQKKLEKMAKQRLQALKSNDEEAYLKLLDHTKDTRITHLLEQTNQFLDSLALAVQSQQKEAQDNLAYSGRAIEPASVEPLDDEKREKIDYYNVAHRIKEEVTKQPSILVGGTLKEYQLKGLQWMVSLFNNHLNGILADEMGLGKTIQTISLLTYLVEVKKIPGPFLVIVPLSTVTNWNLEFEKWAPSIKKITYKGTPNQRKVMQHDIRTGNFQLVLTTFEYVIKDKGLLGRIKWVHMIIDEGHRMKNANSKLSETLTQNYHSDYRLILTGTPLQNNLPELWALLNFVLPKIFNSVKSFDEWFNTPFANTGGQDKIELTEEETLLVIRRLHKVLRPFLLRRLKKDVEKDLPNKVEKVVKCKSSALQSKLYQQMLRYNMLYAGDPANGSVPVAIKNANNQIMQLKKICNHPFVYEEVENLINPNIETNDQIWRVAGKFELLDKVLPKFKATGHKVLIFFQMTQIMNIMEDFLRFRGMKYMRLDGGTKADDRTDLLKSFNAPDSDYFCFLLSTRAGGLGLNLQTADTVIIFDTDWNPHQDLQAQDRAHRIGQKNEVRILRLITENSVEEMILERAHKKLEIDGKVIQAGKFDNKSTAEEQEAMLRALIEKEDERRQKGGTDEEEEDLDDDELNQIIARNENELVVFRKMDEERYLATKNAPYPSRLYTEEELPEIYKIDPEELFKKEDVASEEYGRGARERKILQYDDNLTEEQWLKKIEGMVSDDDDDNDDGDGNVDMSDSEMEAKPKKPKGRRGRKPKVARVEDEESQTESDVISVKRQFPEDADDFIPPKRQKSATPGGTTTSGRGRGRGRGRGRGRGRGRGRGSLLSRYTPSVDPLTADERSTLQNQIENILGLIINYKNEHDRVLSELFLVKPPKRFYPDYYVLIKHPIALDVIKKRTASKSYSKIREFLEDIHLMFTNAKIYNEEGSIVYQDAAFLERLSMDKFKELSANLSEDEINKILDFAEFDEMFSLKPLVPSTAIKHPIEAKLEKIDKGEAIDSPLLNASTTAGTEESTPANFD, encoded by the coding sequence ATGAATCGTCAACCTACAAGAGAGGATATTCAAAGAGCGATTCAACGCTGGCATcaaatgaaacaacaatatgGAGACCAAGTTCAACTTAATCCtgaatttgttaaattaaCCAAGTTCTTGAATACTTTGAAaatgcaacaacaacgttTTCAGCAAcaataccaacaacaacaacaacaacaacaacaacaacaacagcagcagcagcagcagcagcagcaacaacaacaacaacaacaacagcaacaacaaagtcTAAACCATTCACAACAATCGCCATTGCTACAAAATGCACAGGGCCAAACTCCACAACAACCTCCAACTCCTCAACAgttttctaatttcaatcaaaacGGTTATAATGGTCAACAGTTTTCTTCTCAAGTACACTCACCTGCTATTGGTGGGTCTTTATCGACTTCAGGACATGGAACCCCATTAGTTACAAATGCCAATTTGATGAcaggaaagaaaaatacaaGGACACCAAATGCCCAATTTGGTAACCAGACGGCTGCTGGAACAccattacaacaacaacaacaacagcctTTCCCTCATGGAAACAATTCGAATCCTATGCTAAACCAGACGGCTCAGCAACCACCACAATCTCAACAACGTCAACAAAACCAACCACCAAGTCCCCAATCAGCATTCACTAATCAACAATtccaattattgaaatctCAGCTTCAAGCATTCAAGTATTTTGTGAGAGCTCCTGGTCAGGGTCAAGGTCAAATACCACAAAACTTAATAGCATATGTTTCGAATCCATCATCTGCTATGGCCAATGATATGTACTTACCAGCAGTGAACCGGCCTCAAACTAATGGTATGGATCGTACAATGCAAATGCCACAATCAATACCttcacaaccacaacaatatgcccttcaacaacaaaacgATTTGCTGAACCTGAATCCAAAGTCAACTGGAGGCACCCCTGAAATCccagaaaagaaaaaaggaAAGCGTGGACCTAAACCAAAGAATCCGAAAAAACCTACAAAGAAACAGTTgagagaagaagaacagaGACTTGCATTGGAAAAACAAAGACAAGAACTTGAACAAAATAGACTCAAGAGTAGTGCTCCTCAAGCATTCCCGCCTCAAGCAGGTTTACAAGGACAAGCTCCTTTCccaccacaaccaccacagCAGTCACAACAACATGTACCTCAACCACCTCCAGCATCAACTTCATCTAGTCCACCCGGTGGGTTGCCACAGCTGCAACCGCAACcgcaacagcaacagcaacagccATCTCGTCCAATTACTAAACCTGCCACACCTCAACCTTTATTCCCTGATCCATCTCCTCCAGTGAATATAAAGAGTGTAGTACCCGACAAAgcaaacaacaagaagGTAATAATACCGGTAACTAAACCAAATATTGAAGTAGACACCTTCGAGTTATTTGACATTATCAGTGATGAGGTGAAAGATATACCGTTTAATACTTTATATGCTCCACAGAGTAGATTTCAGATCCCTTCGTTTTTGCCTGATGGTATAAATATGGAAGATATTTATGTGAACAGAGAAGGATATATGCAAATTACAATAGAACAAGAGAAGGAGAGAttaagaaaacaaattgacagtttgaatgaaaaagacactgaaaagaaattggaaCTTGAAACACAATTAAGtcaattggaattgattCCTTATCAGAAAGATTTACGTGGTAAAGTTCTTATACAATCTTGGTTTGGGAAATCATTACTTCCTAATTCACATCCAAACTTTTTAGCAAGATTCAGTTCATTATCTATGGACAGTGTTCATATGACAACAGATTTATACCGACTCCAATTGGAATCCATGATGAGAGAACAAAATAAGAAACATGGCAAAactattgaagaaatcatAAATTTCAGTGATCGAAGTAGCATCAAAGCCGTCAAGAAATCAGACCGGTTGTCAAGGTTTATGactaaaattaataatttccaTAATCAAACTGCCAAGGAAGAACAGAAAAAGTTGGAAAAAATGGCTAAACAACGTTTGCAAGCATTGAAACtgaatgatgaagaagcttatttgaaattgttggatCATACAAAGGATACAAGAATTACCCATTTATTagaacaaacaaatcaatttttggaCTCTTTGGCTCTTGCAGTGCAAAGTCAACAAAAAGAGGCTCAGGACAATTTAGCATATTCAGGTCGTGCCATAGAACCAGCATCAGTTGAACCCCTTGATGATGAgaagagagaaaaaattgattattataatgTTGCTCATAGaattaaagaagaagtCACCAAGCAACCTTCAATATTGGTTGGGGGTACTTTGAAGGAGTATCAATTGAAAGGTTTACAATGGATGGTTTCATTGTTTAATAATCATTTGAACGGTATCTTGGCAGATGAGATGGGTTTGGGTAAAACAATTCAAACTATTTCATTACTCACATATCTTGTGgaagtgaaaaaaattccTGGTCCATTTTTAGTAATTGTTCCCTTATCAACAGTAACCAATTGGAATttagaatttgaaaaatgggCTCCctcaattaaaaaaattacctATAAAGGTACTCCAAATCAACGTAAAGTGATGCAACACGATATCAGAACCGGGAATTTCCAATTAGTATTGACGACATTTGAATATGTTATTAAAGATAAAGGATTATTGGGTAGAATCAAATGGGTCCATATGATTATTGATGAAGGTCATCGTATGAAGAATGCTAATTCGAAATTATCTGAGACATTGACACAAAATTACCATAGTGATTATCGTTTGATTTTGACTGGTACTCCATTGCAAAATAACTTACCAGAATTATGGGCCTTgttaaattttgttttacccaaaattttcaactctgtgaaatcatttgatgaatGGTTCAATACACCATTTGCCAATACTGGTGGTCAAGATAAGATAGAATTgacagaagaagaaacattGTTGGTGATTAGAAGATTGCATAAAGTTTTAAGACCGTTCCTTTTAAGAAGATTAAAGAaagatgttgaaaaagatttacCAAACAAGGTGGAAAAAGTTGTCAAATGTAAATCATCGGCATTGCAATCTAaattatatcaacaaatgttGAGGTATAATATGTTGTATGCTGGAGATCCTGCCAATGGATCAGTGCCCGTTGCTATAAAAAACGccaacaatcaaataatgcaattgaaaaaaatttgtaatCACCCTTTTGTTTATGAAGAAGTTgagaatttgattaatcCTAATATTGAAACCAACGATCAGATTTGGAGAGTAGCTggtaaatttgaattattagacAAAGTCTTACCTAAATTCAAAGCTACTGGTCATaaagttttgattttcttcCAAATGACTCAAATTATGAATATCATGGAAGACTTTTTACGATTCAGAGGTATGAAATATATGAGATTGGATGGTGGAACCAAAGCTGATGATAGAActgatttattgaaaagtttTAATGCCCCAGATTCtgattatttttgttttcttttatcCACTCGTGCTGGTGGGTTAGGTCTTAATTTACAAACTGCCGATACAGtcattatttttgataCTGATTGGAATCCTCATCAAGATTTACAAGCTCAAGATAGAGCCCATCGTATTGGTCAAAAGAATGAAGTTAGAATATTAAGATTGATTACGGAAAACTCGGTGGAAGAAATGATTTTGGAAAGAGCTCATAAAAAGTTGGAGATTGATGGTAAAGTGATTCAAGCCGGTAAATTCGATAACAAATCCACTGctgaagaacaagaagcTATGTTAAGAGCAttaatagaaaaagaagatgaaCGTAGACAGAAAGGTGGTACcgacgaagaagaagaagatttggatgatgatgaattgaatcaaattattgCCAGAAATGAAAACGAGTTGGTGGTGTTTAGGAAAATGGATGAAGAAAGATACCTTGCTACCAAGAATGCTCCATACCCATCCAGATTGTATACCGAGGAAGAGTTGCCTGAAATTTATAAGATAGATCCAGAAGAACTTTTCAAGAAAGAAGACGTTGCGCTGGAGGAGTATGGTCGTGGTGCTAGAGAAAGGAAAATATTACAAtatgatgataatttaacTGAAGAGCAATGgttgaagaaaattgaaGGTATGGTATCtgacgacgatgatgacAATGACGATGGCGATGGCAATGTTGATATGAGTGATTCTGAAATGGAAGCCAAGCCGAAGAAACCGAAAGGAAGAAGAGGTCGGAAACCCAAGGTTGCACGtgttgaagatgaagaaagtCAAACTGAATCGGATGTTATTTCTGTTAAGCGTCAATTTCCTGAAGATGCAGATGACTTTATACCACCAAAGAGACAGAAATCTGCTACACCAGGTGGCACTACTACTTCGGGTAGAGGCAGAGGTAGGGGCCGTGGTAGAGGTCGTGGACGTGGAAGAGGCAGAGGCAGAGGATCTTTGTTGTCTCGTTATACACCTTCTGTAGACCCCTTAACTGCAGACGAGAGATCTActttacaaaatcaaattgaaaacataTTGGGGTTGATCATTAATTATAAGAATGAACATGATAGAGTATTGAGTGAATTGTTTTTGGTGAAGCCACCCAAGAGATTTTACCCTGATTACTATGTTTTGATAAAGCATCCAATTGCACTTGACGTGATTAAAAAGAGAACAGCGTCAAAATCTTACAGCAAGATTAGGGAATTTTTGGAGGATATTCATTTGATGTTCACCAACGCCAAGATATATAATGAAGAAggttcaattgtttatcaaGATGCAGCATTCTTGGAAAGATTATCAATGGACAAATTCAAAGAATTATCAGCCAATCTTTCAGAAGACGAAATCAATAAGATTTTGGATTTCGCTGAGTTTGACGAAATGTTTAGTTTAAAACCATTAGTTCCTTCAACTGCTATCAAACATCCAATTGAAGCTAAATTAGAGAAAATAGATAAAGGTGAAGCAATTGACAGTCCATTACTCAATGCTTCTACCACTGCTGGAACAGAAGAGTCTACACCAGcaaattttgattga
- a CDS encoding uncharacterized protein (Protein of unknown function), translated as MLYILINYSNQFVEFIIMRILSIDFPTSLFHSTTQGWNQTPPHETKNPTVSIAHTLKNFLLWLIFINLINHYISNFKLYFGEIDIVLLLSNSSLEPISSTNVSPLSTMKEINKFIINQDLENILRGIYVRNEDIYLNNINQTTILCQPIIMCNDNSIQMLFLEKFYNDNQGNF; from the coding sequence atgttatATATACTCATTAACTATTCAAACCAATTTGTAGAATTTATCATCATGAGAATCCTATCAATAGATTTTCCAACTTCTTTATTTCATTCAACAACTCAAGGTTGGAATCAAACTCCTCCTCATGAAACCAAAAATCCTACCGTTTCCATAGCCCATACATTAAAGAATTTTCTATTATGGTTaatattcattaatttaattaatcattatatttctaattttaAACTATATTTTGgtgaaattgatattgtgttattattatccaATTCATCACTCGAAccaatatcatcaacaaatgtATCACCACTATCAACTATgaaagaaattaataaatttataattaatCAAGATCTTGAGAATATTTTACGAGGGATTTATGTTCGTAATGAAGatatatatttgaataatattaatcaaacaacaatacttTGTCAACCGATTATTATGTgtaatgataattcaattcaaatgttatttttagaaaaattttataatgataatcaaggtaatttttaa